From the Bacteroidia bacterium genome, one window contains:
- a CDS encoding T9SS type A sorting domain-containing protein: MKNFTHVLIPLLLLSFALPAYATSPEGEKKQDPSLAKDLKNDHWDFISVNNCLMWMSNNGRMSHNPLSSGSGFEWPNGSAKYAIFTDGIIWGGRVQGSVRVGGATYNPGLQAGNIKPDGTAADPNDPLHRLFKIRKVDPDQYAALEAAFQQQMKLDYDQWPVQFGAPWRDRNGNGIYEPDFQEFLEAGYDSCKSDTPLLPGDETVWFVSNDLDSRRTLNLYGVQPIGIELHTLVWAYAQTGPLANMVFKKYTVINKGTDDLTDAYFSKWSDPDLGDAMDDFVGIDTLLSLGYVYNGYAKDETYGIPPAAGYDFFQGPIVPSAGDEAVYNFGHRQGYRNLKVSTFAFYINGSSVYRDPTLKDPQGSLHMYNYMIGRLWNGRLYIDPTTGREVSVCLAGDPLTGDGWVDGIINAPGDRRILMTAGPFTLAVGDTQEVVVSTIVAQGADRLSSIKVLKFYDKFAQLAFDNQFDLPKAPPSPNVNVTLLPKRVILHWGDPALVNRIENHNDRGFEFQGYNVYQFPTGSSPLEDGIRLATYDISDGVSVIFDEIIDEKSGLVLEMPRQYGNDGGVQRMYDVTTDVLTDRPLVNNQPYYFAVTAYGFNKAPDASPRQLESSPVILEVRPQDYDPGWRFGEKIDEHLPVAHTSGKSAGFVDVMVVDPLEMTGDTYEVTFNPLGQVETPYDHNLDGVVDETLTVENYSSWTLTNITKNKVVVNRSSSMEGLEKEFYIVDGFKIGVSGTGYYKQFTKDGYDAGDPKSNHDEILRIEWDGGPEVFEAFESTKGTGGYSWQMGNTSMAITLNPSNFGSSLKSYDIKKVVEIRFDSKKPSKGYLFNRGTSPVNYAYIGYFESPIQIWDVSDPDPANHRQLSYAWVEQVNRPGNNRIYNPTASADDREMLFILDYPYSDTPNPDWSASNFSLQRNGNTMPIMYWGWYMLLPQYVGVTKAWRDGDLYRITPKVPFAGDDKYVFTTFAPSYSKTVAQDDISKISVFPNPYYGANKRERNKYQRFVTFNHLPPRAKFKVYTLSGVLVSSFEKNDNTQYATWNLQNDNGLPAASGLYYIHIEMPDLGVERIVKLAVITETQFLDRI; encoded by the coding sequence ATGAAAAACTTCACACATGTTCTCATCCCTCTGTTGTTGCTCTCGTTCGCCTTGCCGGCCTACGCGACCTCACCCGAGGGCGAGAAAAAACAGGATCCCTCTCTCGCCAAGGATTTGAAAAACGATCATTGGGATTTCATCTCGGTGAACAACTGCCTCATGTGGATGTCGAACAACGGCCGCATGTCGCATAACCCCTTGTCGTCCGGTTCGGGCTTTGAATGGCCCAACGGTTCGGCGAAATACGCGATCTTCACCGATGGTATCATCTGGGGCGGTCGCGTGCAGGGTAGCGTCCGTGTAGGAGGCGCCACCTACAATCCCGGTCTGCAGGCCGGAAACATCAAACCCGACGGCACCGCCGCCGATCCCAACGATCCTTTGCATCGCCTGTTCAAGATTCGCAAAGTGGATCCCGATCAGTATGCGGCCCTGGAAGCGGCCTTCCAACAGCAGATGAAACTCGACTACGACCAGTGGCCGGTACAGTTCGGTGCTCCGTGGAGGGACCGCAACGGTAACGGCATCTATGAACCGGATTTTCAGGAATTCCTCGAAGCCGGGTATGACAGCTGCAAGTCTGATACGCCCCTGCTCCCGGGCGACGAAACAGTGTGGTTCGTCTCCAACGATCTCGACAGCCGCCGTACGCTCAACCTCTACGGTGTGCAGCCGATCGGCATCGAATTGCACACGCTCGTGTGGGCCTATGCCCAGACGGGTCCGCTCGCGAACATGGTGTTCAAAAAGTACACCGTGATCAATAAAGGAACGGACGACCTCACCGATGCTTATTTCTCGAAATGGTCCGACCCTGACCTCGGGGATGCAATGGACGACTTCGTGGGCATCGATACACTGCTCAGCCTGGGCTACGTGTACAATGGTTACGCAAAGGACGAAACCTACGGAATTCCGCCGGCAGCCGGCTACGACTTCTTCCAGGGACCCATTGTTCCGAGCGCCGGAGACGAAGCGGTGTACAACTTCGGACATCGTCAAGGGTATAGAAACCTGAAGGTGTCCACGTTCGCGTTTTACATCAACGGCAGCTCCGTGTATCGCGACCCCACTCTGAAAGATCCGCAGGGCTCCTTGCACATGTACAATTACATGATCGGACGTCTCTGGAATGGTCGTCTGTACATTGACCCGACCACCGGGCGTGAGGTCTCGGTGTGTCTTGCCGGCGACCCGCTTACCGGAGACGGATGGGTGGATGGCATCATCAACGCGCCCGGTGACCGGCGTATTCTGATGACTGCCGGTCCCTTTACCCTTGCGGTAGGCGACACGCAGGAAGTGGTGGTTTCCACCATCGTTGCGCAGGGTGCGGACAGATTGAGCAGCATCAAGGTGCTCAAATTCTACGACAAGTTCGCGCAGCTCGCGTTCGACAACCAATTCGATCTTCCCAAGGCACCTCCTTCGCCGAATGTGAACGTCACCTTGCTTCCGAAGCGTGTGATCCTTCACTGGGGCGATCCCGCTCTGGTCAACCGCATCGAGAATCACAACGACCGCGGCTTCGAGTTCCAGGGCTACAATGTGTATCAGTTCCCGACCGGCAGCTCACCGCTTGAGGACGGTATACGACTCGCAACCTACGACATCAGTGACGGCGTCTCCGTGATTTTCGACGAGATCATAGACGAAAAATCCGGTCTCGTGCTTGAGATGCCGCGGCAGTATGGAAATGATGGCGGCGTACAGCGCATGTACGATGTTACCACGGATGTGCTGACCGATCGTCCGCTCGTGAACAATCAGCCATACTACTTTGCCGTGACAGCGTACGGTTTCAACAAGGCACCCGACGCCTCTCCGCGTCAGTTGGAGTCGTCGCCGGTGATTCTTGAAGTGCGTCCTCAGGACTACGATCCGGGCTGGCGTTTCGGCGAAAAAATAGACGAACACCTTCCCGTCGCGCATACCAGCGGTAAATCGGCTGGTTTCGTGGACGTCATGGTCGTGGATCCCCTGGAAATGACAGGCGATACCTACGAGGTGACGTTCAATCCTCTCGGTCAGGTGGAAACTCCGTACGATCATAATCTCGATGGTGTCGTGGACGAGACCCTGACTGTGGAAAATTATTCTTCCTGGACGCTGACGAACATCACCAAGAACAAGGTGGTCGTGAACCGCTCGTCTTCCATGGAAGGCCTGGAGAAAGAGTTCTATATCGTTGATGGCTTCAAGATCGGCGTATCCGGAACCGGTTACTACAAGCAGTTCACCAAGGACGGTTACGATGCCGGCGATCCCAAGTCCAACCACGACGAAATTCTGCGCATCGAATGGGATGGTGGTCCCGAGGTATTCGAAGCCTTCGAATCAACGAAGGGCACGGGTGGCTATTCCTGGCAGATGGGCAACACGTCCATGGCCATTACCCTGAATCCTTCGAACTTCGGAAGCAGCCTGAAGTCGTACGACATTAAAAAGGTCGTTGAGATCCGCTTCGATTCGAAGAAACCCTCGAAGGGCTACCTCTTCAACCGTGGTACGTCGCCCGTCAACTACGCGTACATCGGTTATTTTGAATCACCCATTCAAATCTGGGACGTGTCCGATCCGGATCCCGCCAATCATCGCCAGCTATCCTATGCGTGGGTTGAACAGGTGAACAGACCCGGAAACAACCGGATATACAATCCCACCGCCTCGGCAGACGATCGCGAGATGCTGTTCATCCTCGATTACCCGTACAGCGACACGCCGAATCCCGATTGGTCCGCGTCGAATTTCTCCCTGCAGCGGAATGGAAACACCATGCCGATCATGTACTGGGGCTGGTATATGCTTCTGCCGCAGTATGTCGGTGTGACCAAGGCCTGGAGAGACGGTGATCTGTATCGCATCACTCCTAAAGTGCCGTTCGCGGGTGACGACAAATACGTGTTTACGACCTTCGCGCCGTCCTATTCAAAGACGGTCGCGCAGGATGACATCAGCAAAATCAGCGTATTTCCCAACCCGTACTACGGAGCCAACAAGCGCGAGCGCAACAAGTATCAGCGTTTCGTTACGTTCAATCATCTTCCGCCGCGCGCGAAGTTCAAAGTGTACACGCTCTCCGGTGTTCTCGTTTCGTCGTTTGAAAAGAACGACAATACGCAGTACGCCACCTGGAATCTGCAGAATGACAATGGTCTTCCGGCAGCCAGCGGTTTGTACTACATCCACATCGAAATGCCCGATCTGGGTGTGGAACGCATCGTCAAGCTCGCTGTGATCACCGAAACGCAGTTCCTTGACCGCATCTGA
- a CDS encoding PorV/PorQ family protein: MRIRLGYIAMALLVFVLTASTAFAQSGNKEGTAAADQLLIPVGARGIALGSAYTAGLTGVEAIYYNPAGLSGSPHGVEVLFSQMNGLDNDGISYFVIGSLVEGLGHIAFSVKSFSFSDMLITDERQPDGTGATFSPTFLTLGLSYSRALTDRIRSGITVNLISEELGRASTSGLAFDVGVQYSGLAGINGLEMGVTLRHLGGNMEYDGPGLFRVVDEVGADRTGQLLKIDAAGFQLPTSLEIGFAYRRALDEMHDIMLMTSFENNNFVTDQYRIGAEYTFSKFLSLRGSYAITDEAKTDIDGEDGYMYGPAFGFGLQQWAGGVKLYLDYAYRTRTTFSDQHVVALKVGF, encoded by the coding sequence ATGCGCATAAGACTCGGATATATAGCGATGGCGCTGCTGGTCTTCGTACTGACCGCGTCCACCGCCTTCGCGCAAAGCGGCAATAAGGAGGGCACCGCTGCCGCCGATCAGCTGCTCATCCCTGTCGGGGCGCGCGGAATCGCGCTCGGCAGCGCCTACACGGCCGGACTTACCGGCGTGGAAGCCATTTACTACAATCCCGCCGGTCTTTCCGGCAGTCCCCATGGTGTCGAAGTACTGTTTTCACAAATGAACGGTCTCGACAACGACGGCATCAGCTACTTCGTCATCGGCAGTCTGGTGGAAGGCCTCGGCCATATCGCCTTCTCTGTCAAATCCTTTTCCTTCAGCGATATGCTGATCACCGACGAACGCCAACCCGACGGTACGGGCGCCACGTTTTCGCCAACGTTCCTGACGCTCGGGCTCTCGTATTCACGCGCGCTCACGGATAGAATCCGTTCCGGTATCACCGTGAACCTTATTTCGGAAGAGCTCGGACGCGCGAGCACCAGCGGACTCGCATTTGACGTCGGTGTGCAATACAGTGGTCTCGCCGGCATTAACGGACTCGAAATGGGTGTCACGCTGCGTCATCTTGGCGGCAATATGGAATACGACGGTCCAGGCCTCTTCCGTGTGGTGGACGAGGTGGGTGCCGATCGCACAGGCCAGTTGCTGAAAATCGACGCTGCGGGTTTCCAGCTGCCGACTTCGCTGGAAATCGGCTTTGCCTATCGCCGCGCACTCGATGAGATGCACGACATCATGCTCATGACATCATTTGAGAACAACAACTTCGTCACCGATCAGTATCGTATCGGCGCGGAGTATACGTTCAGCAAATTCCTTTCGCTCCGTGGCTCCTATGCGATCACCGATGAAGCGAAGACCGATATTGACGGAGAGGACGGGTACATGTACGGCCCGGCCTTCGGCTTCGGTTTGCAGCAATGGGCGGGCGGTGTCAAGCTGTACCTCGATTATGCATACCGCACCCGGACAACATTCTCGGATCAGCACGTCGTCGCTCTGAAAGTCGGCTTCTGA
- a CDS encoding sigma-70 family RNA polymerase sigma factor produces MYQTPDERREQSRIEDKALIAAAIAGQQDAYKRLMKKYHGAIANLVTRMIGNQDDVEDLTQEAFIKAFNSLASFNDEFAFSTWLYKIASNNCIDYMRKRRLRTMSIDRPAPGSDGDQQYEIPDSSNIPDQHIQQSQQSQTIQKAIDNLPDKYRTVIIMRHQEEKSYDEIAVALDLPIGTVKAHIFRAREMLYKQLRGKVGNY; encoded by the coding sequence ATGTATCAGACCCCGGACGAAAGACGAGAACAGTCCCGCATCGAGGACAAGGCCTTGATCGCAGCCGCGATCGCGGGTCAGCAGGATGCGTACAAGCGGCTGATGAAAAAGTATCACGGTGCCATCGCAAATCTGGTGACACGCATGATAGGCAATCAGGATGACGTCGAGGATTTGACGCAGGAAGCGTTCATAAAAGCCTTCAATTCCCTCGCTTCCTTCAACGACGAATTCGCGTTTTCCACCTGGCTGTACAAAATCGCCTCGAACAATTGCATCGATTACATGCGGAAGCGTCGCCTGCGTACGATGTCCATTGATCGTCCCGCTCCCGGTTCCGACGGTGACCAGCAGTACGAAATCCCGGATTCGTCCAATATCCCCGACCAGCATATTCAGCAGTCGCAGCAGTCGCAGACCATTCAGAAAGCAATCGACAATTTGCCTGACAAGTACCGCACCGTCATCATCATGCGGCATCAGGAGGAAAAGAGCTATGACGAAATTGCCGTCGCTCTCGATCTGCCCATTGGTACGGTCAAGGCGCACATTTTCCGCGCCCGTGAAATGCTGTACAAGCAGCTGCGTGGAAAAGTCGGAAATTACTGA
- a CDS encoding carbon starvation protein A: MQAMLIMIGSFVGYLLMYRFYGRYIGRRIFSINDQTVPPSVALRDDIDFVPTRKEVIFGHHFTSIAGTGPIVGPAIAIIWGWAPALLWVFVGSIVMGAVHDFGSLIISMRNQGKSISDYTSRYVNSRTRYLFFIIVFLELWIVISIFGMVIAVIFHMFPESVVPVWLQIPIAVALGYGMYRRGWSVARSSFAAVVLMYLSMVLGAWIPLDLPVIAGIPPTGMWTLVLLAYAWIASTLPVTTLLQPRDFINAYQLLIAMGLLVFGAIAAALTMNLEVVAPAFQAAPADTPPLWPFLFITIACGAISGFHALVSSGTSAKQVRSESDSLFVGYGSMLVEGALATVVIIAVAAGIGLGLQDAASGTVLTGTAAWSSLYSSWAAAQGMGSKITAFVDGSANMIGAIGIPRDLAVVLMGVFVASFAGTTLDTATRIQRYVVTELFTGLHVRAFGNRQVATGFAVITAALLAFASGADGQGALSLWPLFGAVNQTLAALALIIVTLYLRQRGGLKWITAGIPAVFMSVMTLWASILNQFDYGASNNILLQIINAVIVLIVVWIIIEGVRAFLQPQKMSATIASES, translated from the coding sequence ATGCAGGCAATGCTGATCATGATTGGCTCCTTCGTCGGGTATCTGCTGATGTACCGGTTCTATGGCCGGTATATCGGACGAAGGATTTTTTCTATAAATGACCAGACAGTTCCGCCTTCCGTCGCTCTGCGGGATGACATCGATTTCGTTCCGACACGCAAGGAAGTGATTTTCGGACATCATTTCACTTCGATTGCGGGCACGGGACCGATCGTCGGACCGGCGATCGCCATCATCTGGGGATGGGCCCCGGCGCTGTTATGGGTGTTTGTCGGAAGCATCGTGATGGGCGCCGTACATGATTTCGGATCACTGATCATCTCGATGCGGAATCAGGGAAAATCCATATCCGATTACACGTCACGATACGTCAACAGCCGGACCCGCTACCTCTTCTTCATCATCGTGTTTCTCGAACTCTGGATAGTGATTTCGATTTTCGGGATGGTTATCGCGGTGATTTTTCACATGTTTCCCGAATCCGTCGTCCCGGTCTGGCTGCAGATTCCCATCGCGGTCGCGCTTGGGTACGGCATGTACCGTCGCGGCTGGAGTGTCGCGCGCTCCTCATTCGCGGCGGTCGTGCTCATGTATCTGAGCATGGTGCTCGGTGCCTGGATACCTCTTGATTTGCCGGTCATCGCGGGAATACCACCGACGGGGATGTGGACGCTTGTTCTGCTGGCATACGCCTGGATCGCCTCCACCCTGCCGGTGACCACATTGCTCCAACCGAGAGATTTCATCAATGCGTATCAGCTCCTCATTGCCATGGGTCTTCTCGTGTTTGGAGCCATAGCGGCAGCGTTGACCATGAATCTTGAAGTGGTCGCACCCGCGTTTCAGGCCGCACCCGCCGACACACCACCGCTATGGCCCTTTCTTTTTATCACCATCGCCTGCGGGGCGATCAGCGGATTTCATGCCCTCGTCTCTTCAGGCACCTCGGCGAAGCAGGTTCGATCGGAGAGTGATTCTCTTTTTGTCGGTTATGGCTCCATGCTCGTTGAGGGCGCCCTCGCCACCGTGGTCATCATCGCTGTCGCGGCCGGTATCGGTCTCGGTTTGCAGGATGCGGCCAGTGGCACCGTGTTGACCGGGACGGCGGCATGGAGCAGTCTCTACTCCTCCTGGGCAGCGGCGCAGGGCATGGGATCGAAGATCACCGCGTTCGTGGACGGATCGGCGAACATGATAGGGGCAATCGGAATACCGCGGGACCTGGCAGTGGTGCTGATGGGGGTGTTTGTCGCTTCCTTCGCCGGTACGACACTGGACACGGCCACGCGTATACAGCGCTATGTGGTGACCGAGTTGTTTACGGGTCTGCACGTACGCGCCTTCGGGAACCGTCAGGTGGCGACAGGTTTCGCGGTCATCACCGCGGCCTTGCTCGCCTTCGCTTCAGGTGCGGATGGACAGGGCGCTCTCAGCCTCTGGCCTCTGTTTGGAGCGGTGAATCAGACGCTCGCCGCCCTGGCGCTTATCATCGTGACGTTGTATTTGCGGCAGCGGGGCGGCTTGAAATGGATCACAGCGGGGATTCCGGCGGTGTTCATGAGCGTCATGACCTTGTGGGCGAGCATTCTGAATCAGTTCGATTACGGCGCATCCAACAACATCCTGCTTCAGATCATCAATGCGGTGATCGTTCTGATTGTGGTCTGGATTATCATCGAAGGCGTCCGCGCGTTTCTGCAACCGCAAAAGATGTCCGCAACCATCGCATCGGAATCGTGA
- a CDS encoding TonB-dependent receptor: MHKTLLAVLLLLILAPAVLLAQTGKVSGKVTDLETGEPLIGANIIVEVGGTSRGAATDVNGGFVILNVPIGKATLKASYIGYKPITIENILVRSNETSIKDVQLPSESYKMDEVIIVAQKPLVDKNVTNSKTTVTQEDIENLPVRGVESITALQAGVVSIGGTIFVRGSRADATGYVINGMSVNNPLFGGRSLSVISNAIAEQSLQAGGYSAEFGGANAGLISTTTRTGGRKLNFEFEAYTDNYAPIGEKTLGTYSTGSSVYILTAGGPLFGPVKFFVAGQNSFSRTPSSGWREDYDLTTKYDPLLRQTEAHALLPPEEQAKVGIFDPRLGSAAQKVDYRFPGGLFLNAANESYLLNGNLTFDLNPINVRVDGSYGYGTGRGGAGLTTQLAEKRASLSESEDYSINTKFTHLLSPSTFYEIYLGYFGNFGVQMDPDLRHNIFQYGDSVANAAFGYHLLADGIPELAVTAFGASFVPEGYPIGAGYGKSAFNSVQAKINFVHQIGRQHEIKTGGEFTQYSIRSFGVDAFGLASFLRLNPDANALEIAGSSGTSNYGYDYYGRRLDSGPDGPKTPVFAAFYLLDKMEFEDLVVNVGLRYDYINTNSKVFVNPANIKFTPEGLIDQSPDNLRDVDPSATVSPRIGFSFPVTDQTVFYAQYGIFVQQSRLRDVYLGNATIASQIKGGYAISSPVGFGLRPEKTIQYDFGFRQQLGDNLAFDIGAFYKDIRDQIQQRMVTAEFGAEHPAYYAWVNGDFATTMGVSLQMTMRRTERIYLTTNYTYSDARGTGSSPSTSFRALWLSPTETPFLPKYPMTLAFDQTHRGSINMDYRFGGDDGPELFGVKPLERFGINLLFSFNSGTPYTRVNEFSFGDRRVPIEEINSSRTPWVFQLDMNIDKTVPIGPVNANFYIRCTNVLNIKNITGVYATSGSAESNNYLASDDGQKQIATYASYDEIFGQLYQDFYYQNALMNAGVFGAPRRIWLGMRVNF; the protein is encoded by the coding sequence ATGCACAAAACGCTACTGGCAGTTCTGCTTCTCCTGATCCTCGCTCCCGCGGTCTTGCTGGCCCAGACCGGCAAGGTGTCAGGAAAAGTAACTGACCTTGAGACCGGTGAACCCCTGATCGGGGCGAACATTATCGTCGAAGTGGGCGGTACATCCCGCGGCGCCGCGACGGACGTCAACGGCGGCTTCGTCATTCTCAATGTGCCGATCGGCAAGGCCACACTCAAGGCAAGCTATATCGGGTACAAACCCATCACCATCGAAAACATCCTCGTGCGTTCCAATGAGACCTCGATCAAGGATGTGCAACTCCCCTCGGAGTCGTACAAGATGGATGAGGTCATTATCGTCGCTCAAAAACCGCTGGTCGACAAAAACGTCACCAACAGCAAGACCACGGTGACGCAGGAAGATATCGAGAACCTTCCCGTTCGCGGTGTCGAAAGCATCACCGCGCTTCAGGCCGGTGTTGTTTCCATTGGCGGCACAATCTTTGTCCGCGGCAGCCGTGCCGACGCAACCGGCTACGTTATCAACGGCATGTCGGTCAACAACCCGCTGTTCGGCGGTCGCTCGCTGTCGGTCATCTCCAACGCCATCGCCGAGCAGAGTTTGCAGGCGGGCGGTTACTCGGCCGAATTCGGCGGCGCCAATGCCGGTCTCATCAGCACGACCACGCGCACCGGTGGCCGCAAGCTCAATTTTGAATTCGAGGCCTATACCGATAACTACGCTCCTATCGGCGAAAAAACTCTGGGTACCTACTCCACCGGAAGCAGTGTCTATATTCTCACGGCGGGTGGACCACTGTTCGGACCGGTAAAGTTTTTCGTCGCAGGACAGAATTCCTTCAGCCGTACGCCATCCTCCGGCTGGCGCGAGGATTACGATCTCACGACGAAGTACGATCCTCTCCTGCGTCAGACCGAAGCGCATGCGCTGCTGCCGCCAGAGGAACAGGCCAAGGTCGGTATTTTCGATCCCCGTCTGGGATCCGCCGCCCAAAAAGTGGACTATCGCTTCCCGGGTGGGCTCTTCCTGAACGCAGCGAACGAGAGCTACCTGCTGAATGGTAACCTCACCTTCGACCTCAACCCGATCAACGTGCGTGTGGACGGTTCCTACGGCTACGGCACCGGTCGCGGCGGAGCTGGTTTGACCACGCAACTCGCGGAGAAACGCGCGAGCTTGAGCGAGAGCGAGGATTACAGCATCAACACCAAATTCACGCATCTTCTCAGTCCGTCCACGTTCTACGAAATTTATCTCGGCTACTTCGGCAATTTCGGCGTTCAGATGGATCCCGATTTGAGGCACAACATCTTCCAGTACGGCGATTCCGTAGCGAACGCCGCATTCGGGTATCATCTTCTTGCCGATGGTATTCCCGAGTTGGCAGTGACCGCGTTCGGCGCCAGCTTTGTTCCGGAAGGATATCCCATTGGTGCCGGCTATGGCAAGTCCGCATTCAACTCCGTGCAGGCGAAGATCAACTTTGTGCATCAGATTGGACGCCAGCACGAAATCAAGACGGGTGGTGAATTCACTCAGTATTCGATCCGCTCATTTGGTGTGGATGCTTTCGGTCTTGCATCCTTTCTGCGCCTGAATCCGGACGCCAACGCGCTCGAGATCGCCGGTTCCAGCGGTACGAGCAATTACGGCTATGATTACTACGGCCGCCGCCTGGATAGCGGTCCCGACGGACCGAAAACACCGGTGTTCGCGGCATTCTACCTGCTCGACAAAATGGAATTCGAGGATCTGGTCGTCAATGTCGGTCTGCGCTACGACTACATCAACACGAATTCGAAAGTGTTTGTCAATCCGGCCAATATCAAGTTCACGCCCGAAGGGTTGATTGATCAAAGCCCGGATAATCTCCGTGACGTGGATCCTTCGGCAACCGTCAGCCCGCGTATCGGTTTCTCCTTCCCGGTAACCGATCAGACCGTGTTCTACGCCCAGTATGGTATTTTCGTCCAGCAATCCCGTTTGCGCGACGTCTACCTCGGTAATGCGACCATCGCATCACAGATCAAAGGTGGATATGCCATCAGCAGCCCGGTCGGCTTCGGACTTCGTCCCGAGAAAACCATTCAGTATGACTTCGGTTTCCGGCAGCAGCTCGGTGACAACCTCGCGTTCGATATCGGTGCCTTCTACAAGGACATCCGTGATCAGATCCAGCAGCGCATGGTGACCGCCGAATTCGGTGCGGAGCATCCCGCGTATTACGCCTGGGTGAACGGCGATTTCGCCACCACCATGGGTGTGTCGTTACAGATGACGATGCGTCGCACGGAGCGTATTTATCTCACCACGAATTACACGTATTCCGATGCCCGCGGAACCGGCTCGAGCCCCTCCACGTCCTTCCGCGCACTCTGGCTGTCGCCCACGGAAACGCCGTTCCTTCCGAAGTATCCGATGACCCTGGCGTTCGATCAGACGCACCGTGGATCCATCAATATGGACTACCGTTTCGGTGGTGACGACGGTCCGGAATTGTTCGGTGTCAAACCCCTCGAACGTTTCGGCATCAACCTGCTCTTCTCCTTCAACAGTGGCACACCATATACGCGAGTCAACGAGTTCAGTTTTGGAGACCGCCGCGTGCCGATAGAGGAAATCAACTCCTCCCGCACGCCGTGGGTGTTCCAGCTCGACATGAATATCGACAAAACCGTGCCCATCGGCCCGGTCAACGCGAATTTCTACATTCGTTGCACGAACGTTCTGAATATCAAGAACATCACCGGTGTATATGCAACCTCCGGCAGCGCGGAAAGCAACAACTATCTTGCCTCCGATGACGGCCAGAAGCAGATCGCGACCTATGCATCGTACGATGAAATTTTCGGGCAGCTCTATCAGGATTTCTACTACCAGAATGCCCTGATGAACGCCGGCGTTTTCGGTGCCCCTCGCCGCATCTGGCTGGGCATGCGGGTGAATTTCTAA
- the dinB gene encoding DNA polymerase IV, protein MSAAAASPTRCMHLDMDTFFVSVERLLDPSLVGRPVVVGGTPFQRGVVAGCSREARMFGIHSAMPLRRAWELCPKAVFLHPNFTHYAQYSDRVSEILEDFVPVMEKASIDEFYLDLSGCSRVMGPETAWGSKVKRTILGELHLPLTYGVARNKLVAKVATNVGKRAGDMHVPDGGEAPFLAPHHIALLPGVGDVMERELLSMGIPRIGDIAALPLQLFSNMYGKPGRSLHEHSRGIDHSPILPYRRRKSLGAENTYSEDVLDPDTMVATLRHLSQRIGHDLREQGFLASCVTLKLRYADFVTVTKSLRCEYSNADHVIFALAERCFRALYTRRVRVRLLGISTSDLIEDYGQLFLFEEKEEKYDRLYAGLDSIRQRFGRDALTYGSVLEERQKKLRHA, encoded by the coding sequence ATGTCCGCGGCGGCTGCATCCCCTACACGCTGCATGCATCTCGATATGGACACGTTTTTCGTGTCCGTGGAGCGTCTGCTGGACCCGTCACTGGTCGGGCGTCCCGTGGTGGTGGGGGGGACGCCGTTTCAGCGTGGCGTGGTGGCGGGCTGCTCGCGCGAGGCGCGCATGTTCGGTATACACTCGGCCATGCCGCTGCGCCGCGCGTGGGAGCTGTGCCCCAAAGCAGTGTTTTTGCATCCGAATTTCACGCATTACGCGCAGTATTCTGATCGCGTGTCGGAAATACTCGAAGATTTCGTGCCCGTCATGGAAAAGGCCTCGATTGACGAATTCTATCTTGACCTCAGTGGCTGCTCGCGCGTGATGGGGCCGGAAACAGCGTGGGGGAGCAAGGTCAAACGCACCATCCTGGGCGAACTGCATTTGCCGCTTACCTACGGTGTCGCGCGCAACAAGCTTGTAGCCAAAGTGGCCACCAACGTCGGCAAACGCGCGGGCGATATGCATGTACCGGACGGGGGAGAGGCGCCCTTCCTCGCGCCGCATCACATCGCGTTGCTGCCGGGCGTGGGCGACGTGATGGAGCGCGAACTGCTGTCCATGGGCATACCACGCATTGGCGATATTGCCGCCCTGCCGCTGCAGCTCTTTTCCAACATGTATGGCAAGCCGGGACGCAGTCTGCACGAGCATTCCCGCGGCATAGACCACAGTCCCATTCTCCCGTACCGGCGGCGCAAATCCCTGGGTGCCGAAAACACCTATTCCGAAGACGTGCTCGATCCCGACACCATGGTCGCAACGCTGCGGCATCTTTCGCAGCGTATCGGACACGATTTGCGTGAGCAGGGCTTTCTCGCTTCCTGTGTCACGCTCAAGCTCCGCTACGCGGATTTCGTCACCGTCACCAAAAGCCTGCGTTGCGAGTACAGCAACGCCGATCACGTTATCTTCGCCCTCGCCGAGCGCTGCTTTCGTGCGCTGTACACGCGGCGCGTACGCGTGCGTCTGCTCGGCATCAGTACCTCCGACCTCATCGAGGATTATGGTCAACTGTTTCTCTTCGAAGAAAAAGAGGAAAAATACGACCGCCTTTACGCCGGACTCGACAGTATCCGCCAGCGCTTCGGTCGCGACGCCCTCACCTATGGCAGCGTGCTGGAAGAACGCCAGAAAAAACTGCGCCACGCTTGA